The following proteins are co-located in the Chaetodon auriga isolate fChaAug3 chromosome 23, fChaAug3.hap1, whole genome shotgun sequence genome:
- the LOC143316077 gene encoding protein NLRC3-like: MKEEELAERLQSKLFAPVCRRKLKSNLKEKFQCVFEGIVKAGKRTLLNQIYTELFITEGGTGQVNDEHEVRQIETASRKPHGPETTIRQEDIFKPSPGRDEPIRTVMTKGVAGIGKTVLTQNLTLDWAEDKTHQDIQFMFPFTFRELNVLREKKFSLVELVHHFFPETKEAGICRFEEFRVLFIFDGLDECRLPLDFHNNEILTDVTESTSVDVLLTNLIRRNLLPSAHLWITTRPAAANQIPPECVDMVTEVRGFTDEQKEEYFRKRFRDKEQAKRIISHIKTSRSLHIMCHIPIFCWITATVLEDVMKTREEGDLPQTLTEMYIHFLVVQSKVKNVKYDGGAESDSQWSPRSKEMIESLGKLAFEHLQKGNLIFYESDLTECGINIRAASVYSGVFTQIFKEERGLYQDKVFCFVHLSVQEFLAALHVHLTFIKSGVNLLSEEQTTSREHPVSKFVVHLSKVFKDREPELTQLHQSAVDKALQSPNGHLDLFLRFLLGLSMQTNQTLLRGLLTQTGSGSKTNQVTVKYIKKKIEETPSAEQSINLFHCLNELNDRSLVDQIQQSLSSGSLSTDELSPAQWSALVFILLSSEKDLDVFDLKKFSASDEALLKLLPVVKASKKALLSGCNLSGRSCEVLSSVLRSQSSSLRELDLSNNNLQDSGVKLLSAGLESPHCALETLRLSGCNLSERSCEVLSSVLRSQSSSLRELDLSNNNLQDSRVELLSAGLEGPHWRLKTLRLSGCNLSERSCEVLSSVLRSQSSSLRELDLSNNNLQDSGVKLLSAGLESPHCALETLRLSGCLITEEGCASLASALRSKPSHLRELDLSYNHPGDSGVKLLSAGLEDPHCRPDTLRVEPAGVRWLRPGLRKYSCELKLDTNTVNRNIKLSDNNRTMTYVKEDQSYRHHPDRFDRWPQLLCGTGLTGRCYWEVEWRGEVHVSVSYRRITRKGNSDECLFGWNDQSWRLFCSDGNYSVCHKKRTMSISSSSSSSSSSSSVSHRVGVYVDCPAGTLSFYRVSSDSLIHLHTFNTTFTEPLYPGFWFCSGSSVSLCSL, translated from the exons atgaaggaggaggagctggctgagcgtctgcagagca aactttttgctccagtttgtcggcgtaaacttaaatctaacctgaaggagaagttccagtgtgtgtttgaggggatcgttaaagcaggaaagcggaccctcctgaatcagatctacacagagctcttcatcacagagggagggactggacaggtcaatgatgaacatgaggtcagacagattgaaacagcatccaggaaaccacacggaccagaaaccacaatcagacaagaagacatctttaaaccctcacctggacgagatgaaccaatcagaacagtgatgacaaagggagtggctggcattgggaagacggtcttaacacagaatttgactctggactgggctgaagacaaaacccaccaggacatacagttcatgtttccgttcactttcagagagctgaatgtactgagagagaaaaagttcagcttggtggaacttgttcatcatttctttcctgaaaccaaagaagcaggaatctgcaggtttgaagagttcagggttttgttcatctttgacggtctggatgagtgtcgacttcctctggacttccacaacaatgagatcctgactgatgtcacagagtccacctcagtggatgtgctgttgacaaacctcatcaggaggaacctgcttccctctgctcacctctggataaccacacgacctgcagcagccaatcagatccctcctgagtgtgttgacatggtgacagaggtcagagggttcactgatgaacagaaggaagagtacttcaggaagaggttcagagataAGGAGCAGGCCAaaagaatcatctcccacatcaagacatcacgaagcctccacatcatgtgccacatcccgatcttctgctggatcactgctacagttctggaggatgtgatgaagaccagagaggaaggagatctGCCCCAGACcctgactgagatgtacatccacttcctggtggttcagtccaaagtgaagaacgtgaagtatgatggaggagctgagtcagattcTCAGTGGAGTCCAAGGAGCAAggagatgattgagtctctgggaaaactggcttttgagcatctgcagaaaggaaacctgatcttctacgaatcagacctgacagagtgtggcatcaatatcagagcagcctcagtgtactcaggagtgttcacacagatcttcaaagaggagagaggactgtaccaggacaaggtgttctgcttcgtccatctgagtgttcaggagtttctggctgctcttcatgtccatctgaccttcatcaagtctggagtcaatctgctgtcagaagaacaaacaacctCCCGTGAACATCCAGTGTCTAAATTTGTTGTCCACTTGTCTAAAGTCTTTAAAGACAGAGAACCTGAACTAACACAGCTACACCAGAGCGCTGTGGACAAGGCCTtgcagagtccaaatggacacctggacttgttcctccgattcctcctgggtctttccatgcagaccaatcagactctcctgcgaggcctgctgacacagacaggaagtggctcaaaaaccaatcaggtaacagtcaagtacatcaagaagaagattgaagagacaccttctgcagagcaaagcatcaatctgttccactgtctgaatgaactgaatgatcgttctctggtggatcagatccaacagtccttgagttcaggaagtctctccacagatgaactgtctcctgctcagtggtcagctctggtcttcatcttactgtcatcagaaaaagatctggacgtgtttgacctgaagaaattctctgcttcagatgAAGCGcttctgaagctgctgccagtggtcaaagcctccaagaaagctct actgagtggctgtaacctctcagggagaagctgtgaagttctgtcctcagtcctcagatcccagtcctccagtctgagagagctggatctgagtaacaacaacctgcaggattcaggagtgaagctgctgtctgctggactggagagtccacactgtgcactggaaactctcag actgagtggctgtaacctctcagagagaagctgtgaagttctgtcctcagtcctcagatctcagtcctccagtctgagagagttggacctgagtaacaacaacctgcaggattcaagagtggagctgctgtctgctggactggagggtCCACATTGGAGACTGAAAACTCTCAG actgagtggctgtaacctctcagagagaagctgtgaagttctgtcctcagtcctcagatcccagtcctccagtctgagagagctggacctgagtaacaacaacctgcaggattcaggagtgaagctgctgtctgctggactggagagtccacactgtgcactggaaactctcag gctgtcaggctgtctgatcacagaggaaggctgtgcttctctggcctcagctctgagatccaaaccctcccatctgagagagctggacctgagctacaatcatccaggagactcaggagtgaagctgctgtctgctggactggaggatcctcactgcagaccggacactctcag ggtggagcctgctggagtccgatggttgagaccaggtctgaggaagt attcctgtgaactcaaactggacacaaacacagtgaacagaaacatcaaactgtctgacaacaacaggacgatgacgtatgtgaaggaggatcagtcatatcgtcatcatccagacaggtttgaccggtggcctcagctgctgtgtggaactggtctgactggtcgctgttactgggaggtcgagtggagaggagaggttcatgtatcagtgagttacagaagaatcacaaggaaaggaaacagtgatgagtgtttgtttggatggaatgatcagtcctggagactgttctgctctgatggtaattactctgtctgtcacaagaAGAGAACaatgtccatctcctcctcctcctcctcctcctcctcctcctcctctgtctctcacagagtaggagtgtatgtggactgtcctgctggcactctgtccttctacagagtctcctctgactcactgatccacctccacaccttcaacaccacattcactgaacctctttatcctggttTTTGGTTCTGttctggttcctcagtgtctctgtgttctctgtag
- the LOC143315649 gene encoding uncharacterized protein LOC143315649 has product MAIKVCVSWREFSSMNRCEDREEGVRPSKTSLCGDDDGQTEAQRPEQQDPPDSAGPGPGPGPGAGPGPSCVSFRSDKSLDRLIDFKQQHVSDRQIYGRPASDGPGHGSDSGYGPSCVSLKSERSMGRLIHFKVDRPSAATSCPV; this is encoded by the exons ATGGCG atcaaagtgtgtgtgagctggcgtgagttcagcagcatgaatcggtgtgaggacagagaggagggagtccgtccctctaaaaccagtctgtgtggggacgatgacggccagaccgaagctcagag gccagagcagcaggacccaccagactctgctggacctggacctggacctggacctggagctggacctggacccagctgtgtgtccttcaggagtgaCAAGTCACTGGATCGCCTCATTGACttcaaacagcaacatgtctctgacagaca gatctatgggagaccagcctctgatgGACCTGGACATGGATCTGACTCCGGAtatggacccagctgtgtgtccttgaagagtgaacggTCGATGGGTCgcctcattcattttaaagtagatcgaccgtctgctgcaacgag ctgcccagtataa